One part of the Carassius auratus strain Wakin unplaced genomic scaffold, ASM336829v1 scaf_tig00026425, whole genome shotgun sequence genome encodes these proteins:
- the LOC113078694 gene encoding C-C motif chemokine 21-like yields MQSCALFLKRQDCHMIRHWEIMRFSIFSILLLSVLYLTLAQDETCCLQYIKKVQMSMKNRVTSYRKQELDGRCNIPAVVFTLEDGSDFCTDPREKWVQVLLWRVDRLSGGSSLIRKVRSDRSRRRPSLHGSGASQKSVQRPRAQQPKKSQKNKIDNRYFFNQQQPYKSQQIPKFAPNKQIDIQLNVFLIVFLFLLSIACT; encoded by the exons ATGCAAAGTTGTGCTTTATTCCTTAAGAGACAAGACTGTCATATGATAAG ACACTGGGAAATCATGCGGTTCAGCATCTTCTCCATCCTCCTCCTGAGCGTCCTGTACCTCACACTGGCACAAG ATGAGACCTGCTGTCTGCAATACATTAAGAAAGTTCAAATGTCCATGAAGAACAGAGTGACCAGCTACAGGAAACAAGAGCTGGATGGACGCTGCAACATCCCCGCTGTTGT CTTCACATTGGAAGACGGAAGTGATTTTTGCACTGATCCCAGAGAAAAATGGGTCCAAGTCCTTCTGTGGAGGGTGGACCGACTGTCAGGAGGGTCGTCTTTGATAAGGAAAGTGCGCAGTGACAGATCCAGACGTAGGCCATCTTTGCATGGGTCTGGTGCATCACAAAAAAGTGTTCAGCGTCCGAGGGCCCAGCAGCCAAAGAagtctcagaagaataaaatAGACAATCGATATTTTTTCAATCAGCAGCAGCCTTACAAGAGTCAGCAAATCCCTAAGTTTGCTCCTAATAAACAAATAGATATACAactgaatgtatttttaattgtatttctatttttattatctattGCTTGCACTTAA
- the LOC113078691 gene encoding uncharacterized protein LOC113078691, which translates to MAECRPAGGFQVSGQNDDTRVELGRMVMERLLSKLQYALSRQPLDLDYWQFICSHELIFITSILNQITFPHEVLNELSNLKNTVERQIENNCAPITALEVQYGMKGPPKFLISREYLQNLVSMQLSIPCIAQLLGVSTSTINRRLNEYGISIRDTYTTITDEELDNLVSSVKAESPHLGHRMMKGRLQALGHRLPWTRVWDSMHRVDSAGILSRMTQLRCVIRRTYSVQGPLHLVHIDTNHKLIRYGLVIFGAIDGYSRKIMYLGAATDNKASTAFGFFHQSVERNGFPLRVRGDQGVENVEIARCMFSVRGCGRGSFMSGKSVHNQRIERLWRDIWMAVTNIFYDVLHTLEEEGLLDPSNSLHMFCCHYVFLPRLQASLDSFTCGWNNHPLRTEGNRSPNQMWEIGLIQNPVPDPPESENSQDEDSDWDMTRIPDQPSIGIVVPPVDYTLTEELNAQLQAVVDPASQSQNFGRDKYLAALHFVILHS; encoded by the exons ATGGCAGAGTGCAGGCCCGCGGGTGGATTCCAG GTCAGTGGGCAAAATGATGACACCAGGGTTGAATTGGGGCGTATGGTGATGGAGAGACTCCTCTCCAAACTGCAGTATGCATTGAGTCGGCAGCCACTTGACTTGGATTACTGGCAATTTATTTGCAGTCATGAACTTATTTTCATCACATCCATTCTTAATCAAATTACTTTCCCACATGAAGTACTTAATGAACTATCCAACTTAAAAAATACAGTGGAGAGGCAAATTGAAAACAACTGTGCACCCATAACTGCCCTAGAAGTGCAATATGGAATGAAGGGACCTCCAAAGTTTCTTATTTCTAGAGAATATCTCCAGAATCTTGTGAGCATGCAGCTGTCTATTCCCTGCATTGCTCAGCTTCTTGGTGTGTCAACCAGTACTATTAATCGCCGTCTCAATGAGTATGGTATTTCTATAAGAGATACATACACAACGATAACAGATGAGGAACTTGACAACCTTGTCAGCTCAGTAAAGGCTGAAAGTCCACATCTTGGCCACAGAATGATGAAAGGACGGTTGCAAGCTCTGGGTCACCGTTTGCCATGGACAAGGGTGTGGGATTCCATGCATAGAGTGGACTCTGCTGGAATACTTTCAAGAATGACGCAGCTGAGATGTGTCATCAGAAGAACTTATTCCGTCCAGGGCCCACTCCATCTTGTTCACATAGACACCAATCACAAGCTCATAAG ATATGGGCTTGTGATATTTGGTGCCATTGATGGGTACTCCAggaag ATCATGTACCTTGGAGCTGCTACAGATAACAAAGCATCAACTGCCTTTGGATTTTTCCATCAGTCAGTGGAGAGAAATGGATTTCCGTTAAG AGTTCGAGGAGACCAAGGAGTAGAAAATGTGGAGATCGCTAGATGCATGTTTTCTGTGCGAGGCTGCGGAAGGGGAAGTTTCATGTCAGGAAAAAGTGTGCATAACCAGCG TATTGAACGCCTTTGGCGCGACATATGGATGGCTGTAACCAACATCTTCTATGATGTTTTACACACTCTCGAGGAGGAAGGGTTACTAGATCCATCCAACAGCCTCCACATGTTTTGTTGCCATTATGTGTTTCTGCCGCGCCTCCAGGCCAGCCTTGATTCCTTTACTTGTGGATGGAATAACCATCCTCTCCGCACAGAGGGCAATCGAAGCCCCAACCAAATGTGGGAAATCGGGCTGATTCAAAACCCAGTCCCAGATCCTCCAGAATCTGAG aatTCTCAAGATGAAGACTCTGACTGGGACATGACCAGAATCCCTGACCAGCCATCTATAGGAATTGTAGTTCCTCCAGTAGATTACACATTAACTGAGGAACTGAATGCCCAGCTGCAAGCTGTTGTTGACCCAGCCTCACAATCTCAAAACTTTGGCAGGGACAAATATTTAGCAGCATTACATTTTGTGATCCTTCATTCTTAA
- the LOC113078690 gene encoding uncharacterized protein LOC113078690 encodes MAERRPAGGFQQRENQDVTAAAQNLINILTQSLGQIQPGQGQQQPSPAFNQPAQGQQQQQPSPAVCSSRIDQDMTRAFPGMFKKKKKTANTPIQSKATAWKPFTINICLLNKITETSPSPSDELELLQAGLGKRTITVSSNMNHSELCKLLEAEFPKMRSLAGGWLLYKAPGGSGRRRLTVVPPDSEGYTGSLIKMATTSGKTALYMVPLQDELCLDPLPFSAEEFVKMPKVECRTCQTTMPLPVLYMHVKSCGGTQSADDNEITGADNDDDDEVKIVAVTASTETTATPNPTFSPTPTTPLQTCSPAPTTSYEEEGQCPICLEIFTQRQLLIHASICGDSVLQSFDGSSPTSGSPEHHNQSPDIQCPDDVLKLLASRVDNSKDFKICVSRTDFFQRAMVQWQRQKKGTPGNTLRVTFLGEAGVDSGAIRKEFLTDLIGEIEKRLFEHQGHQSGKSPIYSLSDLEKGYFRTAGEVFTVSLAQGGPAPRFLRQWCFDYLSAGDLDEANLTKDDVDDAELFELIQKVEEETDLSAWTNDIISCGYTGLIKPDNKEAIIRSIVLHATLRLIPLLKQLRKGLQVYNFVDILQDHCGLCQHFFVPTAVDDDNEADADFIMQKILPKLSEKGTMREAREMAIVNFLQDFLQEIESADDIPDGDTLPLTVPRVMQWLTGQGHKPLLMSERQEFKIALHFDHDCHQRMPAHRICYPVVSACARKITFPVAHMDNYSSFKEVMLQAINSDFGFNRV; translated from the exons ATGGCAGAGCGCAGGCCCGCGGGTGGATTCCAG CAGAGAGAGAACCAAGATGTTACTGCAGCAGCACAAAATTTAATTAACATTCTGACCCAAAGCCTGGGTCAGATACAGCCAGGTCAGGGTCAGCAGCAGCCTTCTCCTGCTTTTAATCAACCAGCTCAGGgtcagcagcagcaacagcctTCACCTGCTGTTTGTTCATCAAGAATAGATCAAGATATGACCAG AGCATTTCCTGGAAtgtttaagaagaagaagaaaactgcAAACACACCAATACAATCTAAAGCAACAGCATGGAAGCCATTTACAattaatatttgtcttttaaacaAAATCACTGAAACCTCACCCTCTCCTTCCGATGAACTGGAGTTACTCCAGGCAGGACTGGGAAAACGTACCATCACAGTTTCGTCGAACATGAACCATTCTGAA TTATGCAAGCTACTTGAAGCTGAATTTCCCAAAATGAGATCACTCGCTGGAGGGTGGCTGCTATATAAGGCACCAG GTGGCAGTGGAAGGAGAAGACTTACTGTTGTCCCTCCAGACTCAGAGGGCTACACTGGCAGCCTTATCAAAATGGCAACAACCAGTGGAAAAACAGCACTCTACATGGTCCCTCTTCAAGATGAGTTGTGTCTTGATCCACTTCCATTCTCAGCAGAGGAGTTTGTCAAGATGCCAAAGGTGGAGTGTcggacatgtcaaacaaccatgCCATTACCAGTTTTATACATGCATGTCAAGTCCTGTGGTGGCACACAATCAGCTGATGATAATGAG ATTACTGGTgctgataatgatgatgatgatgaagtaaAAATTGTTGCTGTGACAGCCAGTACTGAGACCACTGCCACCCCAAACCCTACTTTTAGCCCTACGCCCACCACTCCTCTGCAAACCTGTTCTCCTGCACCCACCACAAGTTATGAg GAAGAAGGACAGTGTCCCATAtgtttagaaatatttactcaaagaCAGTTGCTCATCCATGCAAGTATATGTGGCGATAg TGTATTACAGTCATTTGATGGGAGTAGTCCAACATCTGGCTCACCTGAACACCACAACCAAAGCCCAGACATCCAGTG TCCAGATGATGTACTGAAGTTGTTGGCAAGTAGGGTGGATAACAGCAAAGATTTCAAGATCTGTGTGTCTCGcacagacttctttcaaagagCAATGGTACAGTGGCAGCGGCAAAAGAAGGGGACCCCTGGCAACACTTTGCGTGTAACATTTTTGGGGGAAGCAGGTGTTGATTCAGGTGCCATTAGAAAGGAATTTCTTACAG ATTTGATTGGTGAGATTGAGAAACGCCTCTTTGAGCATCAAGGACACCAGAGTGGAAAGAGCCCCATCTACTCCTTAAGTGATCTGGAAAAGGGATATTTCAG GACTGCAGGAGAAGTTTTTACAGTTAGCCTTGCTCAGGGTGGACCAGCCCCCCGTTTCTTGAGACAGTGGTGCTTTGATTATCTCTCAGCAGGAGATCTGGATGAAGCGAATCTCACTAAAGATGATGTGGATGATGCTGAACTTTTTGAATTGATTCAAaag GTGGAAGAAGAGACTGATCTTTCTGCTTGGACCAATGATATCATTAGTTGTGGTTATACTGGTCTGATTAAACCAGACAACAAAGAGGCTATAataag ATCTATTGTACTGCATGCAACCCTGCGTTTGATCCCTTTGCTGAAGCAACTCAGAAAAGGTCTTCAAGTGTACAATTTTGTGGACATCCTGCAAGACCATTGTGGATTGTGTCAACATTTCTTCGTCCCCACTGCAGTTGACGATGACAATGAG GCTGATGCTGATTTTATAATGCAGAAGATTCTGCCTAAGCTATCAGAGAAGGGAACAATGCGAGAAGCACGTGAAATGGCTATTGTCAATTTCCTTCAGGATTTCCTTCAGGAAATTGAAAGTGCTG ATGATATCCCTGACGGAGACACCCTGCCCTTAACTGTCCCCCGTGTAATGCAATGGCTTACTGGCCAGGGACACAAGCCACTTCTCATGTCAGAGCGTCAAGAATTCAAAATTGCTTTGCATTTTGATCATGATTGTCATCAGAGGATGCCTGCACACCGAATCTGCTACCCAGTTGTAAGTGCCTGTGCCAGAAAAATTACTTTTCCTGTAGCACACATGGACAACTACAGTTCATTCAAGGAAGTCATGCTTCAGGCTATCAACTCTGATTTTGGATTTAACAGAGTGTAA